The Apium graveolens cultivar Ventura unplaced genomic scaffold, ASM990537v1 ctg1654, whole genome shotgun sequence genomic sequence ACCCGTCGTCCCGAAAATAGAAACAACGGGCTTTTCTTTGTAATTAAAAAACAGTTGTCCTGGTTgtcgtataataacagttataACTGATTTTACACACTATTATCTAAGTTACATGCTTTGATATATTGACACAATAGTTGTTTGAGGCTCTATTGTTTAGAACGCTTTACAATAATGGTGTCCACATGTTGTGTGTATATAAATTCATTTTCATCATAAGACGATGGTGTTTGGCAAAAACGTTGTGCAAGTTAGACAATAGTTTGTAGAAACCAATGTTTTACTGAATATCAGACAACAAAATTTAAATACCATTATCTAATGCAAACTTCATAGATAATGGTTATTGCTACCGTGAGATAATGTGTTTCATACAACAGTTTAGGATATGGTTGTTTGAATTTGACGTTTAGAAGACGGTTTAGGATATTGTCATAATAAACTGTTGTCTGTTTAATGAAGATagaaaaaaaattgacttgtatatgTCACATCCCAGTTACACAAACCAAACACCAACATACCACCCAAATCCAATCCATAGATTAACCAACCAACAGCAAACTAGAAATGGTCAAAGCGAAATTGTAAACCAATTCTAACAGAGTAGCAAACCATATCAATAAATTTAGCAATCAGTACATGAATTGGACAAGAAATTCAAATCAAATTGGAACTCAAACAGAGCTGTTTCGACAAAGACTTCCACAAATAACAATGAATGTTAAAATGAAAATGGGTAGACAGTTCTCGTGGCTTGGCTTTGCTAAGTTGCATGCTGCTTAGCCACAGTTTTGAAGGACTTGTGTTATGACCGACGCCAAGCAAATCTGCATATATAGAAAATATAACATTAACCTTAAGGACTACAAGTTTGATACCACAAATTGTATAATTTTATCATTTGCAATAATAAACATATCTCCGGCCGGCCTCCTGTCTCCAAGCAAGCCATAATATTCCTATGTGTTTGTCCACCGAATGATTATTTTTGCTATGATAAAATCATCATCTATTATAACCAAACAAAATCAAAGTCAACTAGATGATGATCTTACCACGGCAAAAGTAATCTCATCAAGGGGTTGACCAGAAGTACATGTAGATATATAATGTGAGTTTCACCTATCAGAAAAAGACAAGTGAGCAGTAAAAGGATTCAAAGTTGTATAAATAATGCTATATATTACATCATGGAACCTGAATCCATTCTTCTTCCTCTCGCATATAACTAGCATTTTCATCATCATGTTCATCAACATTTGGGAACAGGGGCGTTTGTAGCTCATTCTCAAGTTCTATTTCTACAGAGCCATCATTTCCCTCATCAAAGTGGTCATAAATTTCTTTTCTGGTAGCTTTAACACCACAGACCAGAATTTCTCAAGAGGATCATCAATGTAGCAAACTTGCTTAACATGTTTTCCTAGCACGAAAGGATCATTTACAAATCTTAATTTGTTCAAATTAACCAATATAAATCCCAAGTCATCGACCTTTACCCCTTTGTTAATATCTACCCAATTACAACGAAATATAGGAACCCTGAATTTATTATAGTCTAACTCCCATATACTTGTTATAACTCCGTAATAGGTCTGTGCAGTATGTTCAACAGTGTTATCTTTTTCAACAAGCATCAATGTATCAGCAACAACAGAAACACCACTACACTGGACTTGTCAATTATCATCGCGATCCTTGGTACTATAACTAACACCGTTGATTCTATAACCGCTGAATGTAAGAACATTCTTGTTAGGCCCTTCTGCAATCCACCTTATCTCATCAGTTATGCCATTATGATCATGGAGCAATTCTGTTTCAATCTGTCCAAAAACATATTATTTATACTAgttaatatataattataatattataataggGAGTTTGAGTGTATACTTATAATTAAGCTACTTTTAAAGTAAATGAAATGAGTTACTCTAATATTAAAGATATATTTTACACCCTCCTATACCGATAAATCCTTAAGCAAGGACTATATAAATATGCAGATCATACATGTACTTGGATTTAGGTTTTTTTGACTCATGCTCAAAAATCATGTGGAAGTCCAGCGCAATTAGTAATTAAAAAGAGGGCTGTGTTTTAAATTGTTATTGGAATTTTTTGAGCTCCTATATTAGTTGTCACTTACATTTTAATTAGGATGACATAAAAGTAGTAATAAAAAGACTAATAGAAATCTTACCTTTTTCTTGAACCATTCGGGGAATTGATCATTTTGCTTGTTTTTTAGCCATACTTGGTCATTTTCATGCTGCGGGTATCTTTCCATCAAAGATGCCATATGTTCACTACAAGTAAAAAAAATTGCTTTAATAGTGAATCATGAAAAGGCTGAAAATAAATGAATAacaaaatacacacacacacgtTAGTAACTTACTCAAAATATGGCCTGATGTCATTGCTATTTTGCAGAAAACATATGTGTGCAAGCTGCAAGTCCTCGTTGCTCGGCTTTATGATTGTCACACCGGATAGAGGTCTGGTTATTCCATTTTGCTCATCCCTACCCTTTTTTGGCAAACCTATGGTAGCTTCTTCAAAATTGACCAAACATTCAACGGCCTCCTCGGCAACATATGCCTCTGCAATACAGCCTTCGGGATGAGCAGGGTTGCGTACATATCCCTTAAACGCCTTCATATATCTCTCGAAAGGATACATCCAACGAAGAAAGATTGGCCCGCAAAGCTTAACCTCTCTCACAAGATGAATTGAGAGATGGATCATCACATCGAAAAACGAAGGGGGAAAGTGTTTTTCTAGCTGGCATAATGTTTCCACCAACTGAGATTGCATATTTTCCAATTTATCTACATCGATGACTTTACTGCAAATTGCTTTGAAAAATAGGAAAAACCTTATTATTGTGCACCTGACTTGCTTTTGTAGTACTGACCGAATCGAAATTGgaagcaaatgatgcaatattgtGTGGCAATCATGAGATTTCATTCCAACAAGCCAAAGTTTTTCCATAATAACAAGATTCTTGATATTTGAATAAAATCAATCCGGTAACTTTATAAGAAGAAAGGATGAGCCAACTACCTTCTTTTCCGCATTTGATAAGTTCCATGAAGCCAAAGGTACCTTCTCTTTCTTTTCGGGAGTTTTTGGCCTCAGCTCCGTTCTTATTCCTATGTCAGCCATATCAAGACGGACAGACTCCCTATCTTTTGTCTTTCCAGGAATATTTAGCAAAGTTCCGAGCAAAGattcacatatatttttctcgatATGCATCACATCGAGAACATGCCTCACCGGATCTTCTATAACTGGTTGCAAGAACACGTCGATAAGTGGTTGCAAGAACATGTCGATATCATTTCCAGGCTCAGTCGGTTCTGATATTAACAAGCAAAGCATAATGTACTTACTTTTCATATAGAGCCAATGTGGAAGGTTGTAAACCGATAACAAAACAGGCCAACTTGAATATTCAGTACGGTTGCCATGAAAAGGATTGAAACTATCGGAGGATAAAGCCAACCGAAGGTTCCTACTCTCTGATGCAAAATCAGGCCACTCTTGATCGACATTTTTCCATGTTTGCGAGTCAGTCGGATGCCTCAGTTTACCATCATGTTCTCGCTCCGTCTCGTGCCAGGTCATGTTATTTGCAATCTGAGGTGTGTTGAACAAATTTCTTATTCTTGGTATCAACAGAAAATACCATAAAACCTTTGCAGGGACTCCTTcctgtttttctcctttcttatTCAGTTTCCATCTAGAGGCCTTATATATACGACAAGTTGTTTCATCTTCATCTATCTGCCCACGATATAAGAGACAATTATTTGGGCATGCGTGTATCTTCTCATACCTCATTCCTAATGCACATAAGGTTTTCTTTGCTTCAATGAAAGAAGAAGGGATATTGTTGCCATCCGGAAGCAAAGACCCAATTAATAAAAGAACATCAGAAAAACATGAATCAGACATACCATGCTTCACCTTCAAGTTGAATAACTTAACCAAAGCTTTCATCTTACTATAATTCTCACAACCTGGATAAAGAGGTTCATGCTCAGCTTCCACGTGATTGATGAAATCTGAAGAATCTGaagagaaatcatcatcatcttcGTCAGCTTCACCCATTCCTGTGTACGCTTGGTTAACAGAACCAGAGGAGTCACTTTCCTCCTGTGGAGGACTTTCTACCGGATTTATCTCCCCGTGCCATATCTAGTGTGTATAAGTTTCATCAATGCCATATTGGAAAAGATGATTTTAAACAATCTGAGCTTTCCAAGATTTGTTGTGTGCGCACTTTAAGCAGGGACAACTTATTTTGTCTTCGTTATACCCGTTCTCAAATGCAAACATCAGTAAATCGTCCACTCCTTTTTTAAACTCTTTTGTTCTTCTATCAGCTTTTAACCATGATCTATCCATCTTTTGACTTGAACAAACTGAAAAAGAGAAATGGCATAATGATATGGTCAAAACGACACAACTACAAAATGACACAACTATAAAAATGACATGGTCAAATAAGATGAATCCTTTTATTGGAGTCATGGTCAAAATGACACAACTACAAAAACTGCAGCTACACTATCATAACAGAGCAATGATATGGTCAAACCTGTAACTCCAAAAACAGAGCAGAGATGTACATTGAGCAATGATAAGCAAAAACATCTAACACAAACATAACATTGAGCTAGAAAAACATAACATAACTACAAAAACTAACAACTATATTAAACTTGAGTTGAGTAGAGAACATTGAGCTACAAAAACATAACATAACTACAAAAACTGCAACTATAAAAACACAAATTAAATTACATCTAAATGAGTTGAGCTACAAATTAAACacaaattaaactaaaaattaaacacaaacaaaactaaaaattaaacaGAAATTAAACTACAGATTAGTTGACCTAGATTAGTTGAGCTACAAATTAAAAAGAAATTAAACTATAGATGAGTTGAGCTAGATGAGTTGAGCTACAATTTAAACACATATCCAAAGCACACATAAATTCAAGTAAAATGTAGTCCCCAAATTACTAAACAGAGGAGCTCACATAGAAAATCAAAGGCTTAAACACCAGAAACACTAGAAACAAAGGAGGTTGAGTAGGTGGAATTACCTATAACGGAAGTGAGTAAAAGGAGGGAGCCACCTCCGTGATGAAGTAGAGAGTAAGAGAGTAAGGGAGTCGATGAGATGATAAGCGAGGAACGACCTATTTTCACTATGCAGTTGTTCAGACATAATTAAAGCTCAATGACTGTGATATTATCTTAAATTTTGAGTACCCGTTTGTGTGATTTTCGGGTAAAAGATCGGATTAATTCATCAAGTCGATGAATCTCTAACTCGGTTTAGGATTTTAGAAATTTCGGGTTGTGTGATTTCCGGGGAAAAAAACCGAAGTATTGCATCATGTCGGTGAATCACTAACTCAATTTAGGATTTGCGAGATTTCGGGTTGTGTGATATACGGGAAAAAACCGAAGTACCGCATCATGTCGATGAATCTCTAACTCGGTTTAGGATTTGCGAGATTTCGGGTTGTGTGATATACGGGAAAAAAACCGAAGTACTGCATCATGTCGTTGAATCACTAACTCGGTTTAGGATTTGCGAGATTTTGAGTTGTGTGATATACAGGAAAAAACCGAAGTACTGCATCATGTCGATGAATCTCTAACTCGGTTTAGGATTTGCGAGATTTCGGGTTGTGTGATATACGGGAAAAAAACCGAAGTACTACATCATGTCAATAAATCACTAACTCGGTTTAGGATTTGCGAGATTTCGGGTTGTGTGATATACGGGAGAAAAACCGAAGTACTGCATCATGTCGATGAATCTCTAACTCGGTTTAGGATTTGCGAGATTTCGGGTTGTGTGATATACGGGAAAAAAACCGAAGTACTGCATCATGTCGATGAATTACTAACTTGGTTTTCCATATTAAAAAGATTACGGGTTGTGAGATATACGGGTAAAAAACCGAATTACTGCATCATGTCGATGAATTACTAACTCGGTTTAGGATTTGCGAGATTTCGGTTTGTGTGATATACTTATCTGGGTTATTTAGGGTACATTATATTCATAATCTGATCTTATTAATATGATATACTTATTCGTATAAATTTATCGAAATTGTAggataaaattaattaattgaaCATATAATGTATAAGATCATATTTTTAACAATACACTCATCCGTATAAAATTATCAAAATTGTTGGATCAAAATATTATTAACAAATATTAATAGAACCGTTGTTACAAAGGCCGTCTAATTACACATATTTAGACAAAACTGTTGTACCTAAATCTAACATGGTTgtttcttaaaaattattttcacttATTTTACTTTTAATAACAAAAACAATATTATACGAAACTGCATTGGCCGTTAGATGAAAGCCAGCTTGCAATCTCATCCGTTGGTTTGATTTTTCGTTTTCCCCCCAAATCGTTTTTTTCTCCCCCCGTTTTTCCCGGTGTTGTAAAGTAACATTTCAGCTCATTTCAGCTCATTTCATCTCCTCGCAACCCACGATCATTCAACCCCAGCTTAGCGACGATTTCAACGATTATACCCACGATCACTCCATCTCCAGCTTAGTAAGGTATATGCTCAACCCTAGAGCAAAGATTTCATAGATTTTTGGGGATTTTTTCTTGGGGATTTTCGATTTCATAGCTTCTTATTTTGGGGTTTTTCTTGGGGTTTTTCGATTTCATAGATTTGGGGGTTTTGTGTATATGGATTTGGGTGGTTTTTTGATTATATGTATTTGAGGTTTTCATTCGATTACAAAATTTGGGATTTTGTGTATAAAATTTTGCATGCAACAGCTCAATCAATTAAGGGTGTGTTTATTCCTTTTTATGCTATTTGTATACCTTTTTATATGGTTGTTGACTTGTTTGTTG encodes the following:
- the LOC141700032 gene encoding uncharacterized protein LOC141700032 translates to MGEADEDDDDFSSDSSDFINHVEAEHEPLYPGCENYSKMKALVKLFNLKVKHGMSDSCFSDVLLLIGSLLPDGNNIPSSFIEAKKTLCALGMRYEKIHACPNNCLLYRGQIDEDETTCRIYKASRWKLNKKGEKQEGVPAKVLWYFLLIPRIRNLFNTPQIANNMTWHETEREHDGKLRHPTDSQTWKNVDQEWPDFASESRNLRLALSSDSFNPFHGNRTEYSSWPVLLSVYNLPHWLYMKSKYIMLCLLISEPTEPGNDIDMFLQPLIDVFLQPVIEDPVRHVLDVMHIEKNICESLLGTLLNIPGKTKDRESVRLDMADIGIRTELRPKTPEKKEKVPLASWNLSNAEKKLVETLCQLEKHFPPSFFDVMIHLSIHLVREVKLCGPIFLRWMYPFERYMKAFKGYVRNPAHPEGCIAEAYVAEEAVECLVNFEEATIGLPKKGRDEQNGITRPLSGVTIIKPSNEDLQLAHICFLQNSNDIRPYFDEHMASLMERYPQHENDQVWLKNKQNDQFPEWFKKKIETELLHDHNGITDEIRWIAEGPNKNVLTFSGYRINGVSYSTKDRDDN